A genomic segment from Chroicocephalus ridibundus chromosome 30, bChrRid1.1, whole genome shotgun sequence encodes:
- the LOC134508039 gene encoding LOW QUALITY PROTEIN: vacuolar fusion protein MON1 homolog B-like (The sequence of the model RefSeq protein was modified relative to this genomic sequence to represent the inferred CDS: deleted 5 bases in 5 codons) — protein MAKTRCRWPCHPPPCHRGGEEEEEEEEGTAGTSPLAAHHEEEGGGGGCVTLGVPRRPRRGDGGHGRGDAPPPRRRRRRRRRRRRRPPCPPPPLEEEAPVAGWRGGGGRGGGGGPGGSVGGDEDVTAAGWRGRRKHVFVLSEAGKPIYSRHGNEEALAATMGVMMALLSFSQSGGNAIRAICSEDRTLVFEQRGPLLLVSVSRTRQSTAQLRRELAFLHDQILSLLTRGGIARVFARRRGYDLRRLLAGAEAVLDRLLAGAAADGRLLLGAARCLPLPAGLRRGVSAALRRAAAAAAVPAPAVALLAAGGRLVTAARQRAMAEGGGLRASDLHLLLNLLGSGAGGGARCGPPVCLPRFNPDGYFYAYAAALGEDGDDGGGGGGVTLILLSTEREGFYAAAGCRRRLEETLRAQGWLGELGAAARGGTGYGPARPGAPELRHFLYKPLEGPEEMQQLPQFTSPELEEPYASEEEQQRLFDLYHYLHSRVHSPHRPLRLLYHVAEKETLLAWVTSKFELYGCFSPLVTKAGAIGVLTKLLRWLKKEEDWLFIRYPPPLPRRGRGMSPNKAGGETSPCLGGGVTSWGDVVG, from the exons ATGGCCAAGACGAGGTGCCGATGGCCGTGTCACCCCCCGCCGTGCCACCGTggtggcgaggaggaggaggaggaggaggaggggacggcGGGCACATCACCCTTGGCGGCCCACCATGAAGAGgagggtggcggcggcggctgtgTCACCCTCGGTGTCCCACGGCGGCCAAGGCGAGGTGACGGCGGCCACGGCAGAGGTGACGCCCCgcccccgaggaggaggaggaggaggaggaggaggaggaggaggcgcccaccgtgtccccccccgcccctggaaGAGGAGGCACCGGTGGCCGGGtggcgtggcggggggggacgaggaggcggcggtggcccCGGTGGCAGCGTGGGGGGTGACGAGGACGTGACGGCGGCGGGCTGGCGG GGCCGGCGGAAGCACGTCTTCGTGCTGAGCGAAGCGGGGAAACCCATCTACTCCCGGCACGGCAACGAGGAGGCCCTGGCGGCCACCATGGGCGTCATGATGGCCCTGCTCTCCTTCAGCCAGAGCGGCGGCAACGCCATCCGCGCCATCTGCTCCG aggaCCGTACCCTGGTGTTCGAGCAGCGGGGCCCGTTGCTGCTGGTCTCGGTGTCCCGCACCCGTCAGTCG ACCGCCCAGCTGCGCCGGGAGCTGGCCTTCCTCCACGACCAGATCCTCAGCCTCCTCACCCGGGGGGGCATCGCCCGCGTCTTCGCC CGCCGCCGGGGCTACGACCTCCGTCGCCTGCTAGCCGGGGCCGAAGCCGTCCTGGACCGCCTGCTGGCCGGGGCGGCGGCAGACGGCCGCTTGCTTTTAGGGGCGGCTCGTTGCCTGCCGTTACCCGCCGGCCTCCGCCGGGGCGTCtcggccgccctccgccgcgccgccgccgccgccgccgtgccggCCCCCGCCGTGGCTTTGCTGGCGGCCGGCGGCCGCTTGGTGACGGCGGCCCGGCAGCGGGCCATGGCGGAAGGC GGGGGGCTGCGAGCCAGcgacctccacctcctcctcaaccttttggggagcggggcggggggcggggcgaggTGTGGACCCCCCGTTTGCCTGCCCCGCTTCAACCCCGACGGTTATTTCTACGCCTACGCCGCCGCCCTGGGGGAGGACGGggacgacggcggcggcggcggcggggtgacGCTCATCCTGCTGTCGACGGAGCGGGAAGGCTTCTACGCGGCggccggctgccggcggcggctgGAGGAGACGCTGCGGGCGCAGGGCTGGttgggggagctgggggcggcggcgcggggggggacGGGCTACGGCCCCGCTCGTCCCGGCGCCCCCGAGCTCCGGCATTTTCTCTACAAGCCTTTGGAAGGGCCGGAGGAGATGCAGCAGCTGCCGCAGTTCACCAG CCCCGAGCTGGAGGAGCCCTACGCCAgcgaggaggagcagcagcggcTCTTCGAC CTCTACCACTACCTGCACAGCCGCGTGCACAGCCCCCACCGGCCCCTGCGCCTCCTCTACCACGTGGCCGAGAAGGAGACGCTGTTGGCCTGG GTGACCAGCAAGTTCGAGCTGTACGGCTGCTTCAGCCCGCTGGTGACGAAGGCGGGGGCCATCGGGGTGCTGACCAAGCTGCTGCGCTggctgaagaaggaggaggactgGCTCTTCATCCGCTACCCGCCCCCCCTACCCCGCCGGGGCCGAGGGATGAGCCCCAataaagcaggaggagaaacgAGTCCCTGTCTTGGGGGGGGTGTGACGTCATGGGGTGATGTCGTGGGGTGA